The sequence gttggtgtaatacgATAAGGGCATTTTGACATTTCAAAAGAAAACATGAACGAAATCTTCCCATAATATGGCAAAGTGTGAGATCTTTTAAATTTGTCTTAAACTCGTTTCAGGCCTATTGGGCTCTAAAAGGGTTTCCTAAAATGCCCATCAACATGTTTACTCACAGTAAATGTAATTTTCGTCGTAAAAACGCTTCCCATATGACCAGGAGAACAGGATTATGTAAAATGATGACGCTTCTAATGTTTCTGGATTATATGCAATTGTGAATGTTACAAATGGCTCTTATATAATTCAACTTTCATTGTGGAGTTAGTggtcttttattaaatgtgatacaTTGGCAGGGAGGACAAAGGccattaaaatagtaaaaaaaaaaaatcagtgcctataaaatatataaaataaatagtttacaaCACGTGCAATTAGATACTAGTGGAAGTGTACTCATCCCGATACATGTTTCAACACAACTGATGTGCTCATTATAAAACCCGCTTGTCATTAAGGGTGTATGTTGACACACCTGGATTACAGCGTAAAGAACCTGCCTATTCAGGTCATATGGAATAACCCATCCCAGGACAGCGATCTTAGTTTTGTGAAATCCCAACTCAGAGTCAGCTGTGTCTGGGAAGAACAGCGCAGGTCTGTATGGTCTTACTTCTCATTGTACTTTTATTCACTATAGTGAGCATGGATCAGTGACTAGTAAGATTAGAAGAATTTCAGTCATTTTGGCGGATTTATCATTGGTCAACAACCTGTATCTCTCCTGCAgtggtgggactacaagtcccagaatttCTTGCCGTCCTTCTACTGTTACAATTTCCCTAGCCCTGGTCTACATCTTAGATGTCACAGTTGACCTCTAAATCGCAGCATCTTTCTGCGATTTATGTTTGCGATAAATCTAGGTTATTTAATATAGTTTAGTCCATAGCCTATAATTGGTGCACTGTGGCAGATGGATGCGTTTTTAGGTTAAACAATAGTTTCCCTTTCCACTCTAGCGAATAATGAATTCTgaaacacatatatttacataacaaatgtgtgtgtgtgtgtgtgtgtgtgtgtgtgtgcaaagaCGGAAGAGTGAGACTAATCTGCTTTATCGCATAAAGACAATCACTAAGATTTACCATTGTGGAAATACTATTAGTAACAATGTAGCGATGAGGCTTTCAAGTCTGTAAACAACTTTGCCAATACAATAATATCTTAAAGACCATAGTATCATCAGCAacaaagttgtaaaccatttaCTACTATACAATGCCTTGTCACCTCGCCCCTAATAAATGTCCCTGTTGTGTTATTTTATTCGTATGGATGGAATATTTTGACTGTGCCCTCCCGAGCTCATTAATCATGTATATTTAATTATCCCTGTGTGTAAGAAAGGAGAAGAGCTGGTTCTCCATCTGTAACCGCAACTGGTTGGGTTCAGTTATTATTGTGTATGTTATGTTGTGTCATCTCCAGTCACCCAAATTATATATGAAACATATATACGAATCTTGTGTACTACAGGTGTTCTGTGTTACATATTTGTGCGGTATAGTACAGCATACTTACTGTTATATACTACAGATGATATTTTGTAGAATACCGATGTTGTACATCACAGAAACATTTCGTTGTGTTTTGTAGATTAAGTTTgtttgtataatatacagtacacttTGTCGTATACCACAGATTGCATTTTGTCGCATGCCACAGATTACATTTGTCGTATACCACAGATTGCATTTTGTCGCATGCCACAGATTGCATTTGTAGTATGCCACAGATTGCATTTGTAGTATGCCACAGATTGCATTTGTAGTATGCCACAGATTGCATTTGTAGTATGCCACAGATTGCATTTGTAGTATGCCACAGATTGCATTTGTAGTATGCCACAGATTACGATTTATTGTGTGATAAATACTGCCTTTTAATTAATTGTACACTGCAGTCAAGTCACACATTACAATTTACATTTTCAAGGTAAatggttttctttattttttttcttaatctatttatagtttttatttttagttgttgTATTATGTTTATGGCAGAATGCCCTACTATCAACAAATGAGTTATATGTGCTCCAGACAGTTTCATGGTGTCAGTTTAATAGTGGCCGTAAAGGTGAAAGTGACAGTGTGTTATCACTCTTGACTCACGTGTTCATTTTAGTTATAAAAATATGTCCCGAATGAAAACAAATCGGGACATTGCGGTGTAAAAGGACACGATGATGAGCCATGGTGTTACATCGCCCTCTAGTGGTCAGTGCGTCAACGCTTTCACCTGTCCTTTGGACTTGCATGGAACGGGTTAAAACATTTACCAGAAGATGTTCTGcttaaaataatttgataaatgcGTATTGGATTATATTTTGGTTTTAAACAACCACAATTGTCTTATTTTTTAGTAATCATTGGAAATGCAATGACTACGGGTATAGAGACTCTCAATATTTAATCAATGTTAGTAAGGATGACACTTGTCTAGATCTACATATCTCAATTCCCTGTGTGGAAAGCAAGGAAATAATATCATATTATCTGCTTAACAATTTAGATGAGGTGCATTCTGTAAATGCCAATCTCTAACATTCCTGCAGAGAAGTAAGACAAATTtaagggccacctgttgcccatcatagCTGTATAACAGATTGTTACATTGCCTATAGCAGAGTTAGTCAACCAGTACTCTCCAGCTCTTGTTGAACTACTAGTCACAGCCTACCCTGCTAGTCTCTGCCAGCCGGGCAGCCCCTTGTTACCCTAACTTACATTATATGATCCACTGGAAGTTCCAGTCCAGCTATTTACTGTCATTTAATTGTATATACCTCCATAATGACCTTTAATTTAATCAACCATTACAGATAACATGGATTGTAAAACTCATTTTCTTCTATTAACTCAAGAACAAATTCCAGGAGCCTGGTAACCAATGTATGCTAAAAATTACTGCTGACACCCAATTACTTTAAGTCTATTCTATTGATGTCAGTGGATGTACATCTTTCCTACCTCATTAATGTATCTTGCTGGCTCCTAGACTTGACAGACCAGTTCCTGAATTGTACATTATTTTGTCTTCCTCTGTATTCATTTGTCAGGTTTCAGTATAAAGGCGCTTTCTGTCCCATACCTTTTCTTAAATGATACTTTTCTTGCCCTGTAACCATTTTCTTTGCAATAATGTTATATTCTATCTTCCAGAAACGCTCATCAAACAACATGGATTGGGGAACACTTTATGACGTCATCGGTGGAGTCAACAAACACTCCACCAGCATTGGCAAGATctggctctctgtgctgtttaTATTTCGCATTATGATCCTGGTGGTGGCTGCAGAGAGTGTCTGGGGGGATGAACAGTCAGATTTCACCTGCAACACTTTACAGCCTGGGTGCAAGAACGTCTGCTATGACCACCACTTCCCAGTGTCTCACATCAGGCTCTGGTGCCTCCAACTCATTTTTGTGTCCACCCCAGCCCTGCTGGTTGCTATGCACGTGGCCTACTTGAAACATGGAGACAAAAGGCAAATGCAGAAGAAGGGACAATGTGATGAAAAGGACTTAGAGGAGTTAAGACAGCGTAAAGTTAAAATAGTGGGCACACTGTGGTGGACCTACACCACCAGCATTCTCTTCAGAATCCTATTCGAGGCTGCTTTCATGTACCTCTTCTACTTCCTCTACACTGGCTTCCAAATGCAGCGTCTTGTTAAATGTGACGACTGGCCTTGCCCAAATTTAGTTGATTGTTTCATTTCCAGGCCCACCGAAAAGACCGTATTTACCTTCTTCATGATCATTGTGTCCGGTGTTTGTATGGTCCTCAATGTGGCTGAATTGTGTTACCTAATCATCCAGGCATCTCTGAGAAGGTCTAGGAAAAATTCAAAGAAATATGCCAACTACATTGTTGGCAAAGAAGAGAAGCAGAACATAATGAATGAGCAGAAGGAGCAGTGATCTAAATCCCACGTGATTGTATCATTATTCTGATTTTTCTTCAACCTGTCCTGTCATTCACCCAACTTAAAAGTCCAAGAACTTACATGTCCAAGGAATATTTGGTACATGTGGTAGATACATATATTacaatagtttttaaaacataagAGTACAAtgagaacaaaaaataaaataaacaaaaatcttATGTTACCTAAGTAAAGTAGAAGACTGGATTCTGAATAACAAGGTGTAGGATATACTTGACTGACATAACAATAGTATTTTCTAATGTGTTTTATATGTCTTTTGGTGGGTTTGTTTTTTGCTATTTATGTTACAAACAAGAGatttgtatattgtgtgtgaatATTGAACCCAATAACAGATTTATCTTGCTAGGGATTGGATTTTAATGAAACACTGCCACTTTTCTCAGCAagagaaaataaacagatttgtACAATGGGGTGGAGTTGAGGCAATATGCAGCGTCCATTAGTGAGGAGAACTTTTTTCACTGTCTCTGAATATTCTGTATATGTTATACAAATCAGTCATTAGTATTAATGTGTTCATCATTCTAAAGTACTTGCACTAACATGACATTGCCAGGATTACTAGAACTGCCTTTATAACAAGTTGTGGTGGACATGAACTTTTATGCTGCCTTCATAATGCCTGTTGCTTCGTGGACTCTGGTAGTAAAGGATTTAAACACTTTATTACACAATTTTGAACTTGAACCTCTGCATCTAATGTCCCTGTGTATGTGGGATGTAAGCGTATTTGCGCCTAGCTATGTGTGCATTCTTGTATTTAGTCATACAGCTGAAACGTTGCTTCCAACACCAACACTGGATACTGATATCTCTCCTGGTCAGAGGAGATTGTGGCGGATAACAGACTTTAAACAATGGAACCAGCTGTAATTGCAGCAATAGGTCACTAGGGGGGGCGCTTCATGTACAAATGTCAGgatgtaaaacatttttgtatgtttgttttagtttgaataaatcatttttactATTCTCTCTTTCGGTTATTCAGGATTTACAACTTAATTTGTAGAATATTACATATATCAAATAGGCATTTTAGTGttttatgcccccagtaagtcaCACaactttatttatgtataaagcaTACATCATGATAAAATATTTGCACTCTTTCCAAAATGGATACATTTGGATTAGCCAGACACCAATGTAATTTAATGTCAATTAAAGTTATGTTTCCTTATTTAGGCTGGGGTCAGCGTCAGTCCCAACCCTTTGTTGTCATCTGTGTAAAAACGGGCCACAAAGTGACTTCGGAATGTCTAATTAGATTGACTAGCCACGGACGCCTGGCTAATGccaatattatctattaattgacATTATCCATGAACGATGTATTTTACACATAACTTATCCAGTGAAATTCGTGTTATGCAGTAACTTTTTTAATGTGCAACATATAATGAGTACATGCTTAGTTCCACGAGGCTCCACACTAAGTTATTTAaccaatattaaattattacCATTTATGCTGCAGCAGCAACTTGAATGACATGGCAGAAATAGGCATAATCATGCAAGCTATGGATTTATCATGAATTGACAGGTACAAGGTCAGTAGTTAAGTAACGTCCTGACCTTTTCAGTATAAATCTGGGTCTCCTCCCTTCCCCAATATCTAACATACAGGGTGTAATGCAGGGCTCTGAGCTATTAGCTGTACCCACCAGTGACTGGGATGAGGTTTAGAGAAGTGGCATGGAGGGGCGtggcccagcccagcctgctgcTAACTTGTTGGGTTCAGCCATGCATGCTCACAGAATGTGACAGCAGAGATGGATGAAGAGGAGACCCTGGACTCTATGGAATCCAATCGTGAACATTAAGACACTTCTGTCACCTGCAACTACTTTTCTAGAATTCGTTTTTTCCCCCCATCTTGGTTGTGACCAAATGCCCAGAGGAGAAAATCTATGAGTAGAGTTGGCTGGCTGCGGTCAGGACTGTTTGGTAAGGTAGCTGATCTTGTGTGCTGGGTGTTGGGCAAGTGGGAGGGTTGTGTGGTTAGGCGTACTAGCCACACTGTACAACTCACACCTGTTCACTGGCCATCCAAAATACCTCTGACTCTACAGCTGTGTGGCACGAGATAGTAGTTATATGGTGTAATCTGGCCATATCTAGGGTAGTTTGTGGTAATCCGTTTTATCTGGTCCCGATTGATTTGGTTGCAGTGATGTGCAGCAACAGTATGATTCGTTTTTCTGCATAGTATAAAATGTGTTTAACTTCAAGAGTAATGGGCTGTAGAGATATGATTGTGTACAGATTATGTTTATTCTACACTTCCAGCCAGTTCCACCCTCACATGAGAGTCTCTGATTCCACTGAATAAGGACAGCAGGGGAACAGGGATCGCTGCCCTAAACAGTCATTTGTATAGGACAAGCAATGTAAACTACATGGGCACGTATATAATtcccaaatatataatatatatagaaatatagtaATAGTTGTATGTTCACATATTCATTCACAAACATCTTTACAGACATACAATATGCGCCAGTAGTATAGTAATAATTGTATGTTCATATATTCGTTTACAAACTATAATATGTATTAATAGCAGATacatagataggagatagatagacataCTTACAAACATACAATATGTGCTAATTGTATGTTGTATATTAATagttgtgtctatatatatatatatatatatatatatatatatatatatatatatatctgtatatctatagatatagatagatagaggcaaacatatgcaaatatattgtatataatactaGTACAGTAatagttgtgtgtgtatatacatatttacacacacacacacacacatatatatatatatatatatatatatatatatatatatatatatgtactaataATATAGAGTATACTAATAGTTGTGGAACTATTATTACACACGCTTGAACGGCAATTAGCATAACATTGTATTGGATATATATGGCTGTTTACCAAACATATTGCAGTGCAGATAATATAGTGGACCATATGAAGAGGACAATGCATCTAATTAATTGCACAATTACTGTCCTTCAAATCCTTGAATTATGAGGTCGCTATTGTTACACATTGACAACCTCTTGCCCTGGGGATACCGGACTGAAGTTACCTATAGACCTGTGAGAAATATGTCATTTCATACAGCATGGATGATTGAAAACCAGCAAGAATTAACAGTACAAATGAGTTATTGTGCAGTATGTCTGATTCGCCCCAGCTCACTGTAAGCATCCGTTGACCTGGCACTATTTCTCCTGGTTCAGCACTTTTAGACTTGCTGAGATAAGCATGTCCCAGGGGTGGCACACAGACATGTAAAGCAGGGGGGATTTAATACGTACATTTGTTGTTGATGCAACTGCATTCATATATTTCATGGGCTCGTGTTGAAAAGGAGACTTAGCACGTCCGATTATTAATGTATTACAGATGTTATTATAACTTTGCTAACCATAAACTCGCTGTTGAGTGCTGTGAACGCGCAGCGCAAACATTTCATATGTCATTATATGATCATTTAATAAGTTGTATTACTGATATACACAGAAACTACAGtttcaaacattttctagatgtTTTGTAGTATTTATACTTTAATATATCCATTCAAGCAAGGGCTGCAGGCAAACACTCACTTGCTATATTACTAGCATATAATAGCAAACTATATTCATTTTGTAGTATACCATATTTTAATGATCTGATCATCATAGAACGAATAATAAGTATGTGAGATGAAACTGAAGTCGGAACACATTCATTAATTTAAGAAAAATACGTTTCTACTTATTTACATACTCTTTACATAATCGGGACTAAGATTTTAAGTATCCTATACTTTTTAAATCGTCATAAAACTAATGAAAAAACAAGTCTCTTAAAAGATTGAAATACAGCAAAAGTGTATTATAGAAAAGGCGCCATATTGGCGATTCTGAAATTGTAGTTGGCTAATTTTAATACTATCAACATTTAAATCGGATTTAAGTAACGATCCAGATGTAATTATTTTGTCTGCCATTGTCAAAAGTGACTGCACTGTACACATTAAGCATTGAACCAAGTTGTGTTTAATGCAATTTTCCTAGTAAACATAGCATCATTTTGCAATCAGAGTACAGTtattaattcacatcagtccctggagcAGAGGAACTTACATACTAATTACCTACTACAGTCACTCAGACACTTTATCTAGAAATTTCAATGATACAAGATGTTACAGCAATCCACCACCTTGATAACACCAATTGATTTCTAAATCTTATCATTGTCCTTCCAAACACTGCCACcagaaaattgtttttaaaaatatagcaAACTATTCTAATCTCTGTAGGGTTAAACACTTTCTCTCTCTCGATTTACACAGTTTCTCTCTGCAGGTTTACACACTTTCTCTGTAGGTCTACACACATTCTTTAAAGGTAGATACACACTGGAGACTGGTTggccgattcatgcatacacactacacacgatttaccttcacatctgtgctcttcatctggtcctctagtcgtctAGAGAATCAGAGCACAAtggtcactcattcattcattcctgtcacactgattaaaacacctTATTATAGCTAACCACATGTCCTtacgaatttcattagcttctgtgactctgaaacaaaatattcagtatcAGAACGAAAGAACAATATATtacatctacagcactctctacatttagtcaccgggacatgttcattaCCGGCATCAGCtaaaaagaccatgactctgaaaactctatagagatcgtgattgtgagtgcatacacactacatgattggaaggtgattggaacgagattattaaacaatatgaccaaccaaatgaaatgacaataggCACAGGAACAATTGTTATTCATCATGTGATTATACATACTAACGCAATATGTGGCCAAGCAGTCGTATATCGGGTGaatggcccgataatcagcttaaaagcctccagtgtgtacctagccttacacacATTCTCTCTGTAGGTCTACACAAGTTCTCtctgtgggcctcatttagagtcgtatGCAAAGTAAGTTTTAGGCGCATTGACcaaaaaaccactatcacgcatgtgcagcaagcaccatatccgcctgcatcttggacgcaatttacacttgcgacagcttgcggcttactaTGAGTGAAAGGGTGTAACGCAGAATTGTGATGGTGTGACCCCATAAATAAATCCTAGAAGCAGTAAGGTGCAgatgcaacacacgtcaaaaaagggccaAAAATGTtcgtcaggaattaggtggcgcaagtagttagctagctgcacaaACTgttcgcagctcggtagggtattacgagtgggacacaacttgggttgcttgccactcgtaatacccaaccaagctgcggcacactcccactcctccatgtcttagacgcacattgcgtccgactctaaatgaggtactgtatatttacacactctctctctctgtggatTTACACactctgggcctcatttagagtcggacgcaaagtccatttcagacgcatcctgcacatttccaatgatgggcatgcgcagtaagcaacagttccctgcagggtacactgcgacagcttgcgtctcagtacgagggaaagggtggaacacatgTCAAAACAAGGCTGAAAAAGTGCGGCAAGAATTAGGTGGCGGAAGTAGTTGGTTTGCTGCAGGAACTggtaaggtattacgagtgggacgcaactggggttgttttccactcgtaataccctaccaagctgtggtacactcccactcctactctttcatgtaagtcttagacgcacattgtgtccgactctaaatgaggccctctctctctctgtagatTTATACACTTTCTCTCAGTATATTTACACACTCTCTCTGTAGGTTTATATACTTTCTCTCTGTAGGTTTACACTTTCTGATTGCTTTacacaccttgggcctgattcattaaggacagttaagcaaaaaacaaacaaacgagtaactctgcaccttggcaaaaccatgttccattgcaggggaaggtaaatttaaaatgtggggacaaatttatagttggggtagggcatgtcctagatcaactttaaattgcagtgcaaaaataaagctatcaagtatttgtgtcctacatgaaaaaaacagccagtattttccttatatgcaaaataataaactaatttgcaccccttgcattataacatggtttgtccaggagaaaacgtacaaaTTTTTTTGCCGTaagttacttaatgaatcaggcatctTCTCTGTAGTTTTACCCACTTCCCTTGTAGATTTTTTTTACCCACTTCCCCTGTAGATTTATTTACCCACTTCCCCTGTAGATTTACACACTTCCCATTTAGATTCACACACTTCC is a genomic window of Mixophyes fleayi isolate aMixFle1 chromosome 2, aMixFle1.hap1, whole genome shotgun sequence containing:
- the GJB2 gene encoding gap junction beta-2 protein isoform X2, coding for MDWGTLYDVIGGVNKHSTSIGKIWLSVLFIFRIMILVVAAESVWGDEQSDFTCNTLQPGCKNVCYDHHFPVSHIRLWCLQLIFVSTPALLVAMHVAYLKHGDKRQMQKKGQCDEKDLEELRQRKVKIVGTLWWTYTTSILFRILFEAAFMYLFYFLYTGFQMQRLVKCDDWPCPNLVDCFISRPTEKTVFTFFMIIVSGVCMVLNVAELCYLIIQASLRRSRKNSKKYANYIVGKEEKQNIMNEQKEQ
- the GJB2 gene encoding gap junction beta-2 protein isoform X1 encodes the protein MDTKQKRSSNNMDWGTLYDVIGGVNKHSTSIGKIWLSVLFIFRIMILVVAAESVWGDEQSDFTCNTLQPGCKNVCYDHHFPVSHIRLWCLQLIFVSTPALLVAMHVAYLKHGDKRQMQKKGQCDEKDLEELRQRKVKIVGTLWWTYTTSILFRILFEAAFMYLFYFLYTGFQMQRLVKCDDWPCPNLVDCFISRPTEKTVFTFFMIIVSGVCMVLNVAELCYLIIQASLRRSRKNSKKYANYIVGKEEKQNIMNEQKEQ